The DNA window CAAAACTTTAAATCTCAAAAACTGGTCCCGGCTATCAATAAAACACCTGAGTGCAGTATAAGACCTCACTTTTTGCATCCCAGTGATCATTGCTTCAGAATTAATGTGCTTGGCTATTCTGTTCTGGTTGGCTAACCGACGGACACTGCTTGGTGCAGGTGTTGCTTCAACATTATCACCTAATATAGCAATAAAGTTTTCATCAGATGAAAGCTTACGCATCAGATCAAGAACCATATCATGAACATGACAGCTTTCTACTCTGCCATTCGACTCATTCTCCAATGGCTGGATCAAGCTTCTAttaatgagatcattgaagtatctTTGTCCAAGCTCAAATAATCTTGTCCCCTGTTTCCCATCAATAAATCCTACAGCTATCCACTTCCATATCAAAGAATCCTTTAGGATCAAATAATCTTCTggatatgtacttagatatagtAAGCATGTCCTCAAATGTGGAGGCAGATCATAGTAGCTAAATGAAAGTATTGTCATAGTATCTTCAGCTTCCCTGTTATCTGTAGTATGAAAACCAATAGAGTTGTAGACCATTGACCATTCGCATTCTGGTTTACTAGCCAACAAACTAGCCATTGTGATGATTGCTAATGGTATACCAGCACATTTCTTTAGAATTTTCTCAGAAATGTCATCTGGATGGTTATCAAGGAACTTTCGGTCTGCTCTAGATAACCTTGTATAAAATAATTTCATGGAGTCATCATAGGAAAGTTGTTTCAGCTTGTAAACCTCACCAGATGCTTTGGCAACATCAACATTTCTAGTAGTTGTGATTACTTTACATCCACAATTATTCTCAACAAGTGCTAGTTCGATTGCTTCCCAGGTGCGTACCTCCCATACATCATCAATAACAATAAAATACCTATCCACACCAAAGTGGAAGAACCATTGGTTAATAAAGTTTGGAGCTTCTGCAGAAGCAAGAAATTTGCTAAGATTAAAGGAAGTCAGCATGACAGATAAAACACAAGGTCGCGTTAGTAAAAATAAAACACATGACGGAAGTTGCGATGGTTAATGGTCAAGGATAATTTCCTTTGCGGTTCTAGTATTTTCCTTTGCGTTTTTTTAGCACCCAAGGTAATTCGGGATTCTAGTAGTGATATTTATAGAAACTACACACCAAATGGCTTAATTGATGAAAACTACATATGTAAGAAGTTAATTCTGAAACAAAAGTGGCAAATTCCTTTTTGTCATAAGTGGCAAATTCAAGCACCCTCAGTTCTCGCAGGCTGGCAAGCTCCTTGAAAAATCTCTTGGGCTTATCACTGCAACCATTGATTATTCTTAGCTCCTCCAGGGAAACCAGCTTCCCAATCCCATCCGGTACCTTTTCGTCAGCACATAGCCGGAGCAGCTCTGTTAGGTGCACAATGCTTGCTGGCAATGTTCCCTGCACATTGAGTGTTTGCAGTAACTTTAGATTCCATAGTTGTATGGGGAGCTCAGGGGAACTAGCGCATAATCTTATCCTAAGGTACCTCAAGTGAAGTAAATCACCAAGACGCTCAAGGTGGCAACCTTTCTCAAAGCTGCAGCCTACTGTGTCCAGCAGGCGCAAAAGTTTAAATCTCAAAAACTGGTCCTGGCTTTCAATAAAACACTTGAATGCGGTATATGACCTCACTTTTGGCATCCCAGTAACCATTGTTTCAGAATTAATGTGCTCGGCTATTCTGTTTTGGTTGGCTAACCGACGGACACTGCTTGGTGCAGGTGTTCCTTCAACATTATCACCTAATATAGCAATAAAGTTTTCATCAGATGAAAGCTTACGCATCAGATCAAGAACCATATCATGAACACGACAGCTTTCTACTATGTCATTCCACCAGATCCTCACTGGCTGGATCAAGCTTCCAttaatgagatcattgaagtatctTTCTCCAAGCTCAAATAATCGTGTTCCCTGTTTCCCATCAATAAATCCTTCAGCTATCCACTTCCATATCAAATAATCCTTTTCGATCTCATAATCTTCTGGATATATACTTAGATATAGTAAGCATGTCCTCAAATGTGGAGGCAGATCATAGTAGCTAAATGAAAGTATTGTCATAGTATCTTCAGCTTCCCTGTTATCTGTAGTATGAAAACCAATAGAGTTGTAGACCATTGACCATTCGCATTCTGGTTTACTAGCCAACAAACTAGCCATTGTGATGATTGCTAATGGTATACCAGCACATTTCTTTAGAATTTTCTCAGAAATGTCATCTGGATGGTTATCAAGGAACTTTCGGTCTGCTCTAGATAACCTTGTATAAAATAATTTCATGGAGTCATCATAGGAGAGTTGTTTCAGCTTGTAAACCTCACCAGATGCTTTGGCAACATCAACATTTCTAGTAGTTGTGATTACTTTACATCCACAATTATTCTCAACAAGTGCTAGTTCGATTGCTTCCCAGGTGCGTACCTCCCATACATCATCAATAACAATAAAATACCTATCCACACCAAAGTGTAAGTACCATTGGTTAATAAAGTTTGGAGCTTCTGCGGAAGCAAGAAATTTGCTAAGATTAAAGGAAGTCAGCATGACACATAAAACACAAAGGTCGCGTTAGTAAAAATAAAACACATGAGGGAAGTTGCGATGGTTAATGGTCAAGGATAATTTCCTTTGCAGTTCTAGTATTTTCCTTTGCATTTTTTAGCACCCAAGGTAATTCGGGGTTCTAGTAGTGATATTTATAGAAACTACACACCAAGTGGCCTATTTGAAGAAAACTTCCTATTTAAGGACACTTTATTACACAAAACTTACTCATCTATGGCCATGTTGCAAACATAGGCAACCCTAAAACGTTGTTTTTCCTATAATTTATAGTTTCAGAAGGAACACATTTTCAAAATCTAAGCTCGTAAAAATGTTTATGTATTTACTTAATTAAACTATGATGCTTAGAAGTGCTAAATGCATTGTCCTTTTTTATAGCTAGTGAAGTAGTCTAAAAGCTGCATACTATAAATGATGTGGAGATTATGTGCTTATGGTATACTTAAAAAAAGAGCACTCAGGGCATGGAGTGGAGAAAATTAATCTCAAGTAGTCTCGCATAAATGATGTGGAGATAGCATTTTTAGGATAACATACGACATAGTGTAGCATCGACTAACTGAGGAGCAATATCTTAAAAGCACAGGCTAAATACAATTTACAATTGGATGTCTGTGTTACCTCTTTTCCTTCAGGAATTCTCGGAGTTGGTGAATGAGGAGCTCGACGCCTCTCTCAGTGTTGTGAATGTCCTTATGGTTTTCACTGTCAAGATGAAAGAGAATATCCTTGAAAACTTTTACCAAGTCATGATCCCGACCGATTGAAATGAAAGCCCCGCAGTCGTATTGTGGTTTTAGCTTGTCATACACCGCTCTGGCAAGAGTGGTTTTACCCAATCCTCCAACTCCCACAACTGAAACCATCTTCATCTTCTTATTGGAGATATCATGATCCTGTTGGGATGTATTCAGCATAGACATGAGCTCGTCGCTTGACTTGTCGACGCCAATAAGTTGTGTCACTTCTTTGTACATAGCTTTAAGGCGAGGATCAATAGTTGACGTTGCTGCGAGTGGCTTGCACATAATCTCATCAAGTTTGTACTTCTGACGATTGTTGGCCACCTCCTCGAGATGCTTTGTTATGTCCATGATCTTTGCTGCAATATCACGGCGAGCCTTGGCCTTGCTGAACAGCTCACCCAGCTTCGTCATGGCAAGTTTGAGGCTGCTGGAGTCGGAGTTGTTCTTTCCGCCGTCGACGCGAACGAGAAAGGTGTCGATGATATCCTCCATGTCGTAGGATGCCTCCCTGACCTCTCCACTGCAGGCTGCTCCGTTATTGCGTTCTACTCAGAGCTAGG is part of the Miscanthus floridulus cultivar M001 chromosome 9, ASM1932011v1, whole genome shotgun sequence genome and encodes:
- the LOC136480947 gene encoding uncharacterized protein, producing MEDIIDTFLVRVDGGKNNSDSSSLKLAMTKLGELFSKAKARRDIAAKIMDITKHLEEVANNRQKYKLDEIMCKPLAATSTIDPRLKAMYKEVTQLIGVDKSSDELMSMLNTSQQDHDISNKKMKMVSVVGVGGLGKTTLARAVYDKLKPQYDCGAFISIGRDHDLVKVFKDILFHLDSENHKDIHNTERGVELLIHQLREFLKEKRYFIVIDDVWEVRTWEAIELALVENNCGCKVITTTRNVDVAKASGEVYKLKQLSYDDSMKLFYTRLSRADRKFLDNHPDDISEKILKKCAGIPLAIITMASLLASKPECEWSMVYNSIGFHTTDNREAEDTMTILSFSYYDLPPHLRTCLLYLSIYPEDYEIEKDYLIWKWIAEGFIDGKQGTRLFELGERYFNDLINGSLIQPVRIWWNDIVESCRVHDMVLDLMRKLSSDENFIAILGDNVEGTPAPSSVRRLANQNRIAEHINSETMVTGMPKAAALRKVATLSVLGTLPASIVHLTELLRLCADEKVPDGIGKLVSLEELRIINGCSDKPKRFFKELASLRELRVLEFATYDKKEFATFVSELTSYICKAPNFINQWFFHFGVDRYFIVIDDVWEVRTWEAIELALVENNCGCKVITTTRNVDVAKASGEVYKLKQLSYDDSMKLFYTRLSRADRKFLDNHPDDISEKILKKCAGIPLAIITMASLLASKPECEWSMVYNSIGFHTTDNREAEDTMTILSFSYYDLPPHLRTCLLYLSTYPEDYLILKDSLIWKWIAVGFIDGKQGTRLFELGQRYFNDLINRSLIQPLENESNGRVESCHVHDMVLDLMRKLSSDENFIAILGDNVEATPAPSSVRRLANQNRIAKHINSEAMITGMQKVRSYTALRCFIDSRDQFLRFKVLRVLDIVYCSFEKGCHLEHLGDLLHLRYLRMRFNASSPELPIQLGNLKLLQTLDVQGTLPASIVHLTELLRLCADGKVPDGIGKLVSLEELRIFFGCSDKPKRFVKELANLRELRVLVFGTDGADESMQRDFVESVKNLQKLQYIQVRGSAWHADTAMWGAAGFVLSRPLHYLGWHAIRLSKLSSCINPSALPILAHLELFVITMDEQDLELLARLPALCYLDLSTESTVTASNINSSDRSFFQKLRHFVTNAVVLFEQANEEDTSVSLYMWNGEDAMPFASRKNNDSRKVVPSGVMPNLEMLQFDVPLWALKDNYSDYCVNIGLEYLPSLRELRGEIICVDVPDAERDAALASLRNACNVHPNHPTFHMVSY